The genome window gctCCCGTGGGCAGGAGAATCCCAGGGGGAACAGGGGGATCACAGGCTGCCACGTCCCTGTGTCCCAAATGGCATTGCTGCTGGGGCCATGCGCTGCCACCCAGCTcggggatggggctgtgcatgGAGATGTGCGGGGACAACGGGGacgtagaatcattaaggttgggaaagaccaccgagatcatctagtccaacccacCCATGGGGGCTGTGGGTTATCTAGGGGCTGTGGGGACCTGTGGGAGCTGCGGGGGCACATAGTGCTTGGGGGATGATGAGGGCATGTAGTGCTTGTGGGGGGACatatggggatatggggacgaTGAGGACACTtaggggctgcaggggctgttGGGAACCACAAGGCCCACGGCTGCAGTGACATACAAGGGCTGGGACGACCCTTGTAGGCAACGGGGATGCACCAGGGCCCTGTGCGGACCAGGAAGACCTGACAGACGTGGATGCAGGGACAGGTGGGGGCCAGCAGGGCCTCCGGGGCCGCGCGGGGACGGAGCGGGGGGGACGCGGAGGGGCGGGCTCCGGCTCCCGGCGGCCTCTGGGCGACGCTGGCCCAGGCCCTCCGCCCTCCGCGTCCCCTCTGCGGCTCCCGGGATGCAGTGTGGGGAGGCCGCGGGAGGCCTCGGGGCTCACTGTCCCCGTCCTCCAGGGCCCTCCAAGCGGTTCCCGGTGGCGGCGGTGGACGCCATCCTGAAGGCCGTGCTGGAGGGCTGCCTGCGGGAGCAGTGCTACGAGCCGGGGCTGTGCCGGGAGATGGCCGCGACCGTCAGCGAGGTGCGCCGGGCTGTGGGGCTGTTGTCCTCCTGGGAGGCCGGGGTCCGCTGGGCACGGCTGCCTCCGTAGGTGGAAAGGGATAGGAGGTCACCTCGTGGCTGCACGGTGGCACCTGTGTCGGCTGAAGGCAGTCCTGCCCCTGCTCCGTGCCCGGGTGGAAGGATGTCAGGGAagttctttacccagaggcAGTGCCCAGAGctatgggtgccccatccctgcaggtgcccgaggccatgggtgggcactgagcagctggagctggggggcacccagcccaaAGTTGGGGACTGGGGGCTCTgtggccccttccaacccagccatgCTGggattctgtggttctgtgctgctgccctgagccTCTGGCCTTACAGCTGGTTTGGCCCAGGAGAGCTCGGCAGCACAGAGCAAGCGGAGGTGCCTGTCAGTGTGAATGCCCACGAGGAAGCGATCTTGGCAAGAGCATGGTGCCCACCTACAGTGTCTCCTCGCTTAATGTCTGCGCTTGTGTTCGTGTAGTGAAACAGAGCTGTGCCTGCTCTTAGCGATGGAAATGTTGGTTCTCAAGCGCTCACTGCCTTGGTGTTTCAAAGACAGCGAGTTTGTACTGGCACAGGGTCAggggacagggctctgagcacctggtagagctgtgggtgtccctgttcattgcaggggagtgggaccagttggcctttaagggtcccttccaactcaaacgattctagGATTGTCATCAGGACTGTCACAagggctgagcagtgctgtgctggcactTTCCATCCCAGAACACCCAGTTGCTGAGCACCCCCTGTGCAGAGCTCACCGCGTTGAGTCTCAGCGCACCTCTCTCCTGCAGGTGATCAAAGCTCGGGTGAAGGACCTGGTGGTGCCGAGGTACAAGATCGTTGTGGTGACGCACATTGGGCAGCTGAATGGGCAGGGCATGCAGATCGGCAGCAGGTGCCTGTGGGATCCTGCCACGGATACGTTTTCATCCTACGTCTTCAAAAACAGCTCGCTGTTTGCTCTTGCAAATGTCTATGCTGTCTATTTTGAATAGCAAGGTAGATGCATTTAGCAGAggagaaatgaatttcagtCTGAGTCCTCCTgttgctgagagcagcagtgagggACCGAGGCAACAATCACCTGCTTAGAAATGTGGTTCCCCCAAGCTTTTTGGTGGTGAGTGCCATCATTGTATTCCCCATGGCTTTCCCTGGTTAGTGATTTTCTGTAGGATGCCATTTTGCACCTGATTCTAACTGCTTTTGGCACTGGGTGTTCCTGTAACATTTGTTCTCCCTGAATTTACTGTGAGTACGTGATCCCTCAAGAAATGACCGAGTGATTTTtggaaggcaaaacaaacaCGTTTGGAACCAATCCACACTTTGGGGCAGCTCAGCCCCGGCCCCATGCACACACTGCCCTGCTCATGCAGGGTCCCGTCGCGTGGCCATGCAGAAGGCAGAAAGTTTTTCTTAGAGATGAGTGACTGTCCCATTGTTTTCCAAATCAAGTGGTAAATGCCCTTAAATTCATCATGTTCAGAGTATATCGATCTGACATTCCTGGCCCCTTTTATTTAAGATGCTTCAatctagcaggaaaaaaaagtgaaattgtgTTTCTCAGCTGCTACCTCCCTATAGATAATGGGGGAAATGCATCTCTATCAGCTCAGAAATGTGCTTGGAAGCATATTTCTCATCTGTCCCGTTGCAAATTGACTGCCCACTGGGCAGGACGCCAGGTCAATGGGAAATAAATCGTGACTCCTCCTGCGCGTTTTGAGGGCAGACAGAGGGGTCACTGTCTTATCTGCTGCAGCAATCCCTGTGCTGTGGTGCCCTGCACAGAGCTATGTGCTCAGCATTGCTCTCATTTTGGTACCAGCAGACACTTGTTGCTACCCCTGTCTCACAGGTGATAACCCAGGTCCAAAAGCTGCTCTTGGATTTTTGTAGAACGCACATAGTAGATAGCTATGTTACTGCTTTTTATGTGCAAAGACAGGAGTTAGATGGGAGGAGATGTTTGTACTCATATCGAAAAATGCAGTGCTAAAACACTGTAATACTTTGTAGAATCCCAGCAAACccacctgcagctgcactgcagctcctAACACTCACCCTCTGCGTACTTTAAAGAATAAAGGTACAACTAAAGAACACAACTGAAATAACTGTGCTTTATGTCATGATTGTTTTAATACCTTCAAGCGATGGCCTCGAAcctccccagcaccagctgcGTTAGCACAGCAGACTGATGTCCCTCTCGCTGCAGCCGACGCTGCAGCAGGACGTGGTCAGCAGCTTGGCCACCTCACGCTTCTTGAGCACAGCCACCTTCCTGCTGCGCTGCACGTCGCGCTCCACCTGGGGCCTGccctcctggctctgctcatCACCAACCTCCAGCCCCTGCACTGCGTACGGGGAGGGCTCTGCGTCACCGCCACTCTCCTGGGACGAGGACAGGGGGGACtcgctgctctctgctgcaagAAATTAGAAGTGAGAGTTAGAAGCCGTGCCTTTCAGCCCGACGCTGATGCGTGTCCTTCAGATGACGGAACTGAGTCGACGTGAGAGCGGCACTTGATGAGCTGCGAACCTAGAACGGCGTGTGGTTTCCTGAAACACAGGTGTGCTAACGAATCCGGTGCCCAAACTCCCAGATGTTTGCTTATGGTGTGCTTCTAATTGTGTGCATTCAGAACACCACGGTACGTCTGGGCACAAACTTCTGGAGTTCTTACAGCTAGAGGGGCTGTCTGGCTTCATTCAGCAGCGatgctttctgctctctggCAGTGCGCTGCAGATggcattgctttttctgttgaaagCTGCTGCTACAACACTGTAGTCCAAACAGGCACATGTTATTGCTTGGAAAATGTGGGAAGCCCCTGCTCCTGTCATCTGCCtcatctgtcttcttttttctctagttATTGTAATCAGAGTACAGATTTTCAGCAGTGCACGCGATAGCTGACTTTACTGACTCTAAGAGCGTGCTAATAAATACACACCACAGCTTGGGAAGGTTATTGCAGATTACATGTCTGACTTTCTATATTCTTCATCCTGATGTTCTCTAATTGTTCATATAGAGATATCTGGGTTTGAGTGGGAAAGAGGTGCGTGCTCCTCGAGATAAAGGTGAAACGTGTGCTAACTGCAGCAAGGCTTCAGTCTGACACATATGTATTGTAGCACAGTGGTGTCCTGCAATCACCTTG of Numida meleagris isolate 19003 breed g44 Domestic line chromosome 7, NumMel1.0, whole genome shotgun sequence contains these proteins:
- the TCTEX1D1 gene encoding tctex1 domain-containing protein 1; its protein translation is MQCGEAAGGLGAHCPRPPGPSKRFPVAAVDAILKAVLEGCLREQCYEPGLCREMAATVSEVIKARVKDLVVPRYKIVVVTHIGQLNGQGMQIGSRCLWDPATDTFSSYVFKNSSLFALANVYAVYFE